One Cystobacter ferrugineus genomic window, CCCCGCCAGGCCCGCCAGCGGCACCTTGGCGATCTGATCCGCCATGTAGAGCATGACGAAGAGCAGGGACCCGGAGTGCAGGAGGGCGGCGAGGCGCGTGCGGCCTCCGCTCTGCACGTTGACGCCCGAGCGCACCACCACGCCCGTGACGGGCAGGCCGCTCATCAGCCCGGAGCCCAGGTTGGCCAGACCCTGGCCCAGCAGCTCCAGCGTGGGCTGGTGGGGCCGCGCGTTGGGCGCCATGCGATCGGTCACCCGCGCGGACAGGAGCGACTCGGCGGCGGCGAGGATGCCGAGCGGCAGGGCCGCGGTGAACAGCTCCAGCCACCGGCCCTGCAGGTCCGGCAGCGCGGGGGGCGGCAGGCTGGAGGGCACCTCGCCCACGCGCGCGATGTCCCAGCCGAGGTAGCTGGCCAGCGCCGTGACGATGCCCACGCCCACCAGCGCCGCCGGGAAGCGCTTGAGGTGCCGCGCGGCGACCACCAGGAAGGCCACCGCGAGGCCCGACAGCGTCGACAGCCAGGACACCTCGCGCAGCCACTCCGGCCGGTGCATCATCTGCGCGAGCTCGAACACCCGGTAGTCGAAGCCGAGCAGCTCGGGAATCTGCTGATCCAACAGCTTGATGCCCACGCCCGTGGTGAAGCCGGCGAGCACCGACTCGGGCACGTACTTCATCAACCGGCCGGCGCGTCCCAGCGACAACAGGAGCTGCATGCAGCCCACCGCCATGGCGGCGGCGGCGGCACCCGCCACGCCGAAGCGGGCGACCAGGGCGAACACCATGGTGGACAGCGCCGCGGCGGGGCCCGTCACCTGCAGGGGCGTGCCGCCCATCATCGCGGCGATACCTCCGCCCACCACGCCGGCGATGAGGCCCGCCGAGGGAGGCAGACCGCTGGCCACCGCCAGGGCCAGGTTGAGCGGCAGCGCCACCGCCGCCACGGTGACACCAGACAGCACGTCCTGGGGAATGAAGCGCACCACGTCCTTCCAGGAGTCCACCAGGTAGCGGCGCACCGAGCGCCACTCGGCGCCGAAGCTGTCTTCCGAGGGCGGGGGGCGTTGTCTTTCCAGGACGCGCGACAGGGGCCTCGGGGCGGGCAGGCGCCGGCCACGCGTCAGGGCATTCTTCTCACGGGCTCGTTGCATGGGCATACACGTGTGGAAATCGGCACGTGCCGGAGGGCACGCGGCCGGGAGGGGAAGGGCCGCCGGGCGGGTGGCAAGGACACGGGAGTGCCTTCCCACGTGCGCGGGCGGGGAGGAGGGGAGACGAGGGCTGCTCGTCACGCACGCGCGCGCATCAGCACCAGACGCGCGGGTGCCGGGCGGATGTCGGACGTGAGTGGAGTCGGCTCAGCGAGCGAAGGGTTCTTCGTCCGGGACGGGACTCGAGGGCCGCCACACCACCACCGCCCGGGGGGTGATGACCTGCGCGGGCGGCAGCACCCGCGCGCGGCGGACATGCAGCGCTTCCGGGCGCTCTCGAGGAGGACACGGAGGCAGGCGGCGTGCCCCCGACAGCCGGGCCATGATGCGCGAGAGCGCGAAAGCCTTGTCGAGTGATTCCTGCGTCTCCTCGGCCGTCTCGGCAGCGCGGACGGCCAGCTTCCAGGTGTAGGTGGTGATCGGGCCAAGCAGCCCGAACACCAACAACCCCAGGAGCATGTGATGGATGACGCGCCTCATCGGCCTTGGGGCCCCCCACGCAGGTGGTAAAACCAGCCAAAACCCATTCTTCTAACACTTCTGGGCGGGTCATGTGCAAGTCAAACGCACCAGGAGTTTTCTCATTCCTTTGGAGAAAAGTGGACGCCGGGCGGATTCGTTTCACCCGAAAATAGTTGAGTGAATCTAATGATTTGCATCCATCAGGTTCAACTCGTGAGGGAGCGCTAGGGCGCGCCCAGCAGCTCCAGGGCGGACGTGGTCAGGGTGGTGACGCCGGTGCGCAGCGTGCGCTCGCGGTCGGGCGCGAAGAGGGGCGAGTGCAGGGAGGGGAGGGGCTCGCCCGAGGCCTTGGCCTGTGCGTGCCGCTTGGGTTCCACCGTGCCCACCCAGAGCAGTACCGAGGGGACGCCGGCCAGGCCGTACTCGGAGAAGTCCTCACCGCCCATGACGGGTTGGCCCTCGCGCACGTTGGGGGCGCCGAGCACACGTGACACGGCCCCCACCAGCCGCTTCGTCAGCTCCGGCTCGTTGTAGGTGGCGGGCGTGCCCTCGGTGATGGCGATGTCGGGCTTGCGCGGGGCGCCGGCGGCCTGGGCCTCGGCGTTCACCATGCGCTCGATGGCGGTGAAGAGCTGCTGGCGCACCTCGGGCTTGTAGCTGCGCACGGTGAGCTGGAGCTTCACGTCGTCCGGGATGATGTTGTGCTTGGTGCCGCCATGAATGGAGCCCACCGTCACCACCGCGGGCTCCAGAGGGGACTTCTCCCGGCTCACGATGGTCTGCAGCGAGAGGATGGTGCGGGCCGCGAGCACGATGGGGTCCACCGTGGTGTGGGGATAGGCGCCGTGGCCGCCCTTGCCGTACAGGGTGATGTCGATGGAATCCACGTTCGCCAGGGCATAGCCGGGCACGTACTCGATGGTGCCCGCCGCCGCGGTGGCGCTGTTGTGCACGGCGACGGCGAAGTCGGGTTTGGGAAAGCGCTTGTAGAGGCCGTCGTCGAGCATCCGCTTCGCCCCGCTGCCGCGCTCCTCGGCGGGCTGGCCCACCATGACGAGCGTGCCGCGCCAGCGCTCCTTGGCGCGCGCGAGCAGCGTGGCGGTGCCCAGCCAGACCGTCATGTGGACGTCATGTCCACAGGCATGCATGACGGGCACGCTCTGGCCCGCGTCGTCCTTCGTCTTCACCTGGCTGGCGAAAGACAGCCCCGTCTTCTCCTCGACGGGCAGGGCATCCATGTCGGTGCGCAGCAGCACGGTGGGGCCCTGGCCATTGCGCAGCACGGCCACCACGCCGTGGCCGCCGACCTTCTGGGTCACCTCGAAGCCGAGCTGGCGCATGCGCCCGGCCAGCTTCGCCGCCGTCTTCTCCTCCTGGAGGGACAGTTCGGGGTGCTGGTGCAGGTCGCGGTAGAGGCTGTCCAACTCGGGATAGAGCGCGTCGAGGCCGGCGAGGACGGGGGCGGGATTCGTCGCGGCATGCGCGGCTCCAGGGAGTCCGAGCGTCGCGGCGAGGCACAGCGGCAGGAGGGAGAGTGTTTTCATGGTGGCGGCGTCCTACCCCGGTGGAGGGGACTCCGCCCAGCACCCCCATGCTGGTCGCGTCCCGCTCCACCGCCTTCCGCCACGCGTATTGTTCAGTTGTGCGGAGGGAACGCCGCCGGCTCACCCGTGGCGCCGTTGCCGTCGGGCTGAGGGCCGGAGCGCTTCTCCTCCTCGGTGGAGCGGTCCGCTCCCTTGTGACGGATGGGCTCGTCCTGCTCCGCCTTCCCTTGGCGGGGAACCTGCTTCTCGTCGAGGTTCTTCTTGTTCATGTCTCGCCTCTCCCGTGAAGGGTTATTCCCCCGAAGGTGGGCATGACGGGGCGGGCTGGCACGCATGGACATCGGGGGGAGCCCCCTGGCCTGGATGCTCCCCAGGCAGGAGGGCCTTCCCCTGCGCGAGGGGGCCGTTCACGAAGCCAGGAATCTGATCTGAGCGGAGGGGGGTGCATTCGTGACGCGTGATGGAGGAGCGGCCTCCCGGCTTGCTTCGCGGGAGCCGTGGCGCTCGCCCGGGCCCGCGCATCACGGGCCGCGGGAATACTGTCCGTGCGGCTTCGAGATCCGGTGCGTCCCGCTCAGACTCGCGCGCGCCCGTTGCTCATAGACGACCATTCCATGCTCATGGGCGAAGTGGATGGCCTCGAGGAACGCCGTGTACGCTTCCGCCTCCCGGCCCGCCATCCGCAGCAGTTCGCCCCGGGCGCGATGCAGCTCGGGCAGGTATGAATACTCTTCCGTCCTTGGCGGCCACGTCAGTGCCTCGTCCACCACGGCCAGGCCCTCCTTCACCTGTCCCAGCCTCAGGTGGATGGTTGCCAGCATCCCCAGGTTGTGGTGATTGCCCGCCAGGATGCCGGAGTGCTCCCACTGCCTCTGTATCTGCTGGATGAGGACCAGCCCCTCTTCGGGACGCCCCAGCTCGGACAGGGCCCAGGCCCGCAACACCGAGGGCCACAGGTACCACAGGACGAAGCGGTGCTCGCGCGCGAGTGGGATGCATTGCTCGGTGAGCGCCAGCGTGGTGTTCGCATCCCAGCGCAACTGGCTGCCGATGGCGCAGTAGGTGAGCGCGAACGCCAGCGTGTGCGGGTGGCCGATGCGGCCGGCCAGTTCCAGTGCCTCGTGGGTGAAGCTCCTGGCCCGGGCTTCCTGACCAGTCACCGAGAGCGGGAGCGAACCATAGGCCAGCACGCTCACTCTCGGATTCACCCACTGGCGCACGGCGATGTCCCGGTGCTGCTCGAGGTCGAAGTCAGAGTGCTCCCGTGCCTGCTCCACGTGTTCCAGGGACTGGCCCATGTCCCCCCAGGTGAAGAAGTCCGTGGCCATCATCCGGTGGCCCATGCAGAGCAGCTCGTTGTTGTCCTGTCTGTTTCCCAGATCCACCAGCAGCCTGGCCACCTCGTGCGCGTCATGAAACCTGGCTCGTGCGAAGTAGTAGGCGAACGAGCCCCAGAAGCTCAGCTCCAGGCTTGGCAGCTCCTCGCCTATCTGGTGGAAGAGTGTCTGTGCTCGCGTGTATGTGTTCTCCACATCGGGCGAGTGGAAGCCCTTCACCTGCACCAGCGGAAAGCCCAGGGCGATGAGCAGCTGCAATTCCTCCTTCGTGAGCTCCGAGCCGTTCGGCAGGCTTCGCAACAACTTCAGCGCCTGGGTGAGGTGGCTCACCGCCTCCTCGTTGGCGTAACGCAGGCTGGCAAGCATGCCGCCCTTCTTCCAGTAATGGATGGCGGGCTGGAACTCCTGGGCTTCCTCGTAGTGGTGGGCCAGCAGCTCGGGCCGCGTCTCCGCCACCGCGGGGAAGTGTTTCTCCAGCACGTGGGCGATCTTCCGGTGGGACTGCCGTCGCATTCCCCGGGGTTGGGACTGGCACGCGGCCTCCTGGATGAGGGCGTGACGGAACTGGTAGGTGGGCTCGGCGTTGTCGGACTGGGCCTGGAGCAGCCCGGCGGACAACAATCCCATCAACTCCCGGCGCAGCGCGGGCTCGCTCTGGCCCGTGAGGATGACGAGCAGCTCCAGGGAGAAGGTGCGCCCTATGAGCGCACACAACTGCGCGAGCTGTTTTTGCCGCCTGGGCAGCGAGTCCAGTCGCGCCAGCAGCAACTCCTGGAGCGTCACGGGGATGGAGGCCGACGCTTCGCCTTCCAGGAGCACGCGCG contains:
- a CDS encoding SulP family inorganic anion transporter, whose amino-acid sequence is MQRAREKNALTRGRRLPAPRPLSRVLERQRPPPSEDSFGAEWRSVRRYLVDSWKDVVRFIPQDVLSGVTVAAVALPLNLALAVASGLPPSAGLIAGVVGGGIAAMMGGTPLQVTGPAAALSTMVFALVARFGVAGAAAAAMAVGCMQLLLSLGRAGRLMKYVPESVLAGFTTGVGIKLLDQQIPELLGFDYRVFELAQMMHRPEWLREVSWLSTLSGLAVAFLVVAARHLKRFPAALVGVGIVTALASYLGWDIARVGEVPSSLPPPALPDLQGRWLELFTAALPLGILAAAESLLSARVTDRMAPNARPHQPTLELLGQGLANLGSGLMSGLPVTGVVVRSGVNVQSGGRTRLAALLHSGSLLFVMLYMADQIAKVPLAGLAGLLCVVGLRLVEVGTLVHLWKEERVEAVAFLVTAAGTLSGHLVEGLTGGMLIHAVGLFLHRRRHKPHPSAPSLEQKQQGVRAVLSRARAAARHPSHLEASPHSLGWLRHIKSRPLMSSSSFVHPQAAVIGRVVLGDHVHIAAGSSVRADEGTPFHIGANSNIQDGVVIHALKERKVMVGGEEWAVYVGKNVSMAHNALVHGPCYIGDDTFVGFKAVVHDAVVGSHCYIGIGAIVVGVEVPDGRFVPHGTIVDTAEKAERLPPVSEAHREFNEDVVDVNRGLAAAYRTQDGEVRQTTRPLATHNNTEPTSGWTNWRRARDERF
- a CDS encoding amidohydrolase, which translates into the protein MKTLSLLPLCLAATLGLPGAAHAATNPAPVLAGLDALYPELDSLYRDLHQHPELSLQEEKTAAKLAGRMRQLGFEVTQKVGGHGVVAVLRNGQGPTVLLRTDMDALPVEEKTGLSFASQVKTKDDAGQSVPVMHACGHDVHMTVWLGTATLLARAKERWRGTLVMVGQPAEERGSGAKRMLDDGLYKRFPKPDFAVAVHNSATAAAGTIEYVPGYALANVDSIDITLYGKGGHGAYPHTTVDPIVLAARTILSLQTIVSREKSPLEPAVVTVGSIHGGTKHNIIPDDVKLQLTVRSYKPEVRQQLFTAIERMVNAEAQAAGAPRKPDIAITEGTPATYNEPELTKRLVGAVSRVLGAPNVREGQPVMGGEDFSEYGLAGVPSVLLWVGTVEPKRHAQAKASGEPLPSLHSPLFAPDRERTLRTGVTTLTTSALELLGAP